TGGCGCGCATCCTCACCCTCCGTTCGATCGGCGGACCGGCGGAATCCTATCAGCGGCGGCCGCCACGGTCCTTCTGCTTGAAGCCTTCGAAGGGGTTGCGGCAGGCCGAGCAGAAGTGCTGGGCGCGGCAGGGGGTCGGCCCGAAGGCGGCCTCCATCGCGGTCTCGCGGGAGCCGCAGTAGGGGCAGGCCACGGCCTGTGGCTTGCGCGTCAGCGGGACGACGACGGGGGCGGCGGTGCGCTCCCAGTGCGGGGCGATGCCGAAGCCGCGCAGGGCTTCCTTCCCCGCCTCGGTGATGCGGTCGGTGGTCCACGGCGGGTCGTAGACGAACCGCACGCGGACCTCGCGGTCGCCGGCGACATCCCGCACGGCCCTCGCGGCGTCCTCGCCGATGATGTCCTTCGCGGGGCAGCCGACGAAGGTCGGCAGCAGGTCGACCTCGACGGCGCTGTCCGTCACCTCGATGCGCTCGATCATCCCGAGGTCGGCGATCGAGCAGGCCGGGATCTCGGGGTCGGGCACGGCGGCGAGGGCCTCGCGCACGCGGTCCCGGAGGGTACGGGTCGCGGTGGTCACCAGGTCGCTCCCGGCACGGTGCGGTGCAGCATCGTCATCTCGTCCCACAGCGGCTGGAAGTCCTCGGAGTGGCGGCCGCGGCGGCCCCCCTCGCCGGCGAAGCGCCCGACGTGGACCCAGCGGCCGTCCCGCCGCTCGATCCCGGGAACCTCGAGCGATACGACGTCCTCGGCCTCTCCCGAAGAGGTCGGGACCATCTCGCCGACCCGCGTGTGCGAGGTCAGCACGTAGTCGAGCGAGACCTCCTCCAGCTCCGACCCGAGCTGCGCCAGCCATTCCGCCAGCATCTCCTCGTTGGAGCGCGGGAGGAGGCCTTCGGCCACGAGCTCCTCCTCCGACGGGAGCTCCTCGAAGAGCGCCAGCGCTTCGCCG
The window above is part of the Actinomycetota bacterium genome. Proteins encoded here:
- the paaD gene encoding 1,2-phenylacetyl-CoA epoxidase subunit PaaD encodes the protein MREALAAVPDPEIPACSIADLGMIERIEVTDSAVEVDLLPTFVGCPAKDIIGEDAARAVRDVAGDREVRVRFVYDPPWTTDRITEAGKEALRGFGIAPHWERTAAPVVVPLTRKPQAVACPYCGSRETAMEAAFGPTPCRAQHFCSACRNPFEGFKQKDRGGRR